The Streptomyces bacillaris sequence CCGTTGCGGGACTGCATCCCGAGGTTCCAACGGACCCCGCGCTCGATGGCGGCCTCCACCCGGGCGGGGTCGGGGTGGCGGACCCGGCGTAGCGCCAGGACGACTTCGGCGGTGTCGTCGATGTCCGGGTAGTTGTCGTTGTGGAACTCGAACGCCCAGCCTCCGGGGGCGAGTTCGGGTTTGCGTACGGACCAGTCGCCGGGCCGGGTGATCTCCTCGGCCAGCATCCAATCGGCGGCCTTCACCAGCGCCGGGTGGTCGGGTCTGAGTCCGCCGTCGACCAGGGCGATGGTGGCCAGGCAGGTGTCCCAGACGGGCGACTGGCAGGCCTCGACCATCCGGGCGCCGTCCTCGCGGTGCACGGCGAACCGGTCCAGCGAGGCGAGGCCCGCCTTCATCACCGGGTGGTCCAGGTCGTAGCCGAGGAGATGCAGGGCGATGAGGGAGTAGACGGCCGGGGGCTGGATGCCGCCCCAGCAGCCGTCGTTCTCCTGGCGTTCGACGATCCAGCGGGCCGCCACGTTCATGGCGATGCGGCGCAGCGGGCGCGGGGCGACCTTGTGGTAGAGGTGCAGCCCCTTGTCCAGGCGCTGGAAGAGGCCGTCCCAACTGGCCGCCGGGGCAAGCTTCCTGGGCGGGTTGGGGCGGGCCGGGTCGGTGTGCAGCTCGTCCAGGGCGAAGGGCGCGGGCCGCACGGGGCGCTTCGCGGAGACGATGGTCAGGGGGACGATGGTCTGCCGGGCCCAGCAGCCGAAGTCATAGATGTTGAGGGGGACCCAGGAGGGCAGGAACATCAGCTCGGGCGGGAGTTCGGGGAGGTCGTCCCACTTCCACCAGCCGAAGAGCGCCAGCCAGATCCGGGTGAAGACCCGGGCGGCCGCGATGCCGCCCTGTTCCCTGATCCAGGAGGCGGCGCGGGCCATGTGCGGTTCGTCCGGGGCGTCCCCGGCCAGCCGCAGGGCCACATAGGCCTCGATGGTGGCGGAGAGGTCGCTCGGTCCGCCGTAGAAGGTGTTCCAGGTGCCGTCACCCAGTTGCTCGCCCCGGATGAAGAGGGCGGCGGCCCGGGTGGTCTCCGGGTCCTGGATCCCGAGGAACTGGCGCAGGAGCAGGTCCTCGGCGTCCATCGTGACGTTGGTGGCGAGGTCCCCCTTCCACCAGCCCTGCTCGTCCTGTCTGCCGAGAAGGTGCTCCACGGAGCGTTCGGCGGCCCGCCGGGCGGCGGCGAGCACCTCGTCCGGGGCGAGGGTCGTGCGGTCGGGATGTCCTGCCGTGGTCGCGGAGAGTTTCGCGGCCCCGGCGGGTCCGTCGGTCGTCGCTGTCATGAGCTTCCCCTTACGTGCAGTGGTTTCTCTGCTGTGCTGGGGTCTCCGTCGGCCGACGCCCCTGTCGGGGCGTCGGCCGGCGACTGCGCGTCATATACGGGTGCTGGTCATCTCTTCCGCACCACCACGAAGTCCGCGAGCGCGGTGAGCTGCGCCCGTACCTGGTGCGGCATGTCGACACCGTGCAGCGCCTCGATGGCGACCGCGTGCTGCCGACGGGCTTCCTGGGCGGTCCACTCGCGGCCGCCCGCCTCCTCGATGAGCGCCGCGCGGGCGGCGAACTCCTCCTCGGAGAAGCTGTCGAAGTCGCTGCTCTTGGCGTCGGCGGCGAGCAGCTCCCCGAGCCGCTCGGAGGCCGGGCCGCCCGCGGCGAGCGCGGCGACGACCGGGAGGGACTTCTTGCGCTGGCGCAGGTCGCTCCAGGTCTGCTTGCCGGTGGCCTCCGGGTCGCCCCAGATACCGAGCAGGTCGTCGACGGCCTGGAAGGCGAGGCCCAGGTGGTAGCCGTACGCCTCCAAGGTGTCGGCGGTGCGGTCGTCGGCGCCGCCGAGCACCGCGCCGATGGAGACCGCGCAGGCCAGCAGGGCGCCGGTCTTGTTGCCCTCCATCTCCAGGCACTCCTCGACGGTGACCCGCTCGCGGTGCTCGTAGGAGATGTCCTGGGCCTGCCCGTCGATGAGCTTGCGGGTGGCCGAGGTCAGCCGGCGGGCCGCGCGGCCCGCCTCGACCGTGCCCAGCTCCAGCAACAGGTCGTAGGCGAGGGCGAAGAGCGCGTCGCCGACCAGGATCGCCTGGGCTGGGCCGTGCACCTTCCATACGGTGTCCCGGTGGCGGCGCTGCTCGTCGCCGTCCATCAGGTCGTCGTGCAGCAGCGAGAAGTTGTGCACGAGTTCGACGGCGACGGCGCCGGGGACGCCCGCCTCGGCGGGGGCGCCGGCCGCCTCGGCCGACAGCAGGGCGAGCGCGGGGCGCACGGCCTTGCCGCCGTCGCCGTCGGCGGGCCGCCCTTCGGCGTCGATCCAGCCGAAGTGGTAGGCCGCGACGGTGTCCATGGGCGGCGCCAGCCGGTCCACGGCGGCCCGCAGCACCGGCGCTGACAGGGCTCGTCCGCGCTCCAGAAGCGCGGTGACGTCCGTGGTCTGGTCCACGGTGTCGGAAGCCGGATTCGCCGGGGTCACTGACTCTCCTCTTGTTCCGGTGGTACTGCTCATGCCGCCTCCTGCAGCGGATGTCCTTGGGGGCGGCCGAGGTCGTGGAGGGCCGCGTCGGCGGCCTGGAAGCCGCTGCGCACGGCACCCTCCATCGTCGCGGGCCAGCCGGTGTCGGTCCAGGCGCCCGACAGGTGCAGCCCGGCCGCGCGCGTGCGGGGTCCGGGGCGCAGCCGGCCGACGCCCGGGGCGGGCGCGAAGGTGGCGGTGCGCTCGCGGGTGACGAAGAAGTCCCGGATGCCCGCGCCGCGTGCGGCGGGCAGCAGCCGCTCCAGCTCGGGGAGGTAGCGCTCCCGCAGCTCGGCGACGGGCAGGTCGATCTCGTCCTGGGCGGCGGACTGGGAGACCGCCAGATACTGGCCGGGGCCCTTCAGCCCCGAGGAGTGCGTACGGTCGAAGACCCACTGGACCGGGGAGCCGATGGCGGCGAAGAACGGGCGGCGCAGCACCTTGCGGTCGTAGATCACGTGCACGTTGAGGATGGGCGCGTTGTCGATGTCGAGCAGCAGGTCCGGCTCGTCCAGCGCGCCCGCGGGGAGCAGGCCGTGGGTCTCGTGCTGCGGCACGGCGAGGACGACGGTGTCGGCGGTGAGCCGCTCCCCCGCCGTCTCGACGCTCCAGCGGCCGTCCTCGGTGCGGGTCAGGGACCCCACCTTGGCGCGCAGCTCGGTGCGGACGCCTGCGGTGTCCAGGGCCTTGCGGGCGAGGGTGTCATGCAGCTCGCCCAGGGGCACGGCGGCCCAGCCGATGTCGGCCGCGCCGGGCTCGGAGAGCAGGCCGGTCTTGAAGACCTTCGCGGCAAGCGCCATGGAGGCGTTCGGCGCGGTGGCGTTGAGGGTGGCGACGCCGACGAGGTCCCAGAGGGCCTCTACGGTGCGCTCGGACTGGCCGTGCCGCTTCAGCCAGGTGGCGAAGTCGATGCGGTCGAGCTCCGGGTCGGCGGGGTCGAGGCGGCCGAGCGCGAGGGCGGCGCGGCCGACGTTCGCCTTCTCCGCGAGGGAGAGGTGCGGATAGGCGGCGAGCCCCCCGGCGAGGTGCAGCGGTACGGGCAGGCCGGTGCGGCGGATCCGGCCCAGGCGGGGTCCGGCGGCGCGGCCGACGTCCAGGACGGGGACGTCCAGGCGGTCCTGGAGGGGGGCGAGGTGGGAGCCGTCGATGCGGTCGAGGAACCAGCGGTAGCCGGTGCAGCAGCGCAGGTAGACGTGCTGGCCGTTGTCGACGGTGAGGTCGCCGCGCTGGAAGGAGAAGGCGAGTCCGCCGAGGCGGGGCCGCCCCTCCAGCAGGGTCACGTCGAGTCCGGCGTCGGCCAGCCGGAGCGCCGCCGTGATGCCGGCCAGCCCGCCGCCGACGACGACCGCGACGGGGCGCGGTGTCTCGTCGCTCATGTCTGCCCCTCTCGCCGGGCCGTCACCGGTCGCCGGGGCGTCCCGGTAGAGATCGTCGCAGTCGTGGACGCGTGCGGCCACCCGAGGGTTGACCGGGCGCCGGAACCGCCGGAACGCATCAGGCTCGCCCCCGGGAGGTCAGCCGGGAGACATGGCGGGCGTCCAGGCCGGAGAGGCCGCGCACCGCGACGTACGCCTTCTCGTGGCCGGGCAGCGAGACCCGGCCGCGCAGCACGGCCTCCGGGTCGCGCTCGATCCGGTCCAGCAGACGGCGGTAGATCCCGGCCATGGCGGCGACGCAGGCGCCGCTGCGACGGTCCAGCATGGGCAGCAGGCGGTATCCCTCGGCGAAGAGGGTCCGGGCCCGGCGGACCTCGAAGTGGATCAGGCCCGCGAAGTCGGAGCCGGGCGGCGGGGTGGTGCGGTGGAAACCGGCGGAGCAGCCGAATTTGGCCAGGTCGTCGGCGGGGAGGTAGGTCCGCCCGTTGCCGGCGTCCTCGCGGACGTCGCGCAGGATGTTGGTGAGCTGGAGGGCGAGGCCGAGGGTGTCGGCGTACTCGGAGGCCCGCTCGGCGCCGGGTGCCCCCGGTTCCGTACCGAAGACGCCGAGGCTGAGGCGGCCGATGGCACCGGCGACGCAGCGGCAGTAGGTCTTCAGGTCGTCCCAGGTCTCGTACGTGGCGCCGCGGACGTCCATCAGGACGCCGTCGATCAGTTCGTCGAGGCCTTCCAGCGGCAGCGGGAAGCGGCGGGCGGCGTCCGCGAGGGCGACGGCCACCGGGTCGGTGTCGTCCTCCTCGACCTTGCCGTGCCGGATCCGGTCGAGCAGCTCACGGGTGCTCTCCAGCCGGGTCCGCTTGGTCGCCGGGTCCAGCTCGCCGTCACCGATGTCGTCGACCCGCCGGGAGAAGGCGTACAGCGCCGACATGGCCTGCCGCTTCTCGTACGGCAGCAGTCGGATGCCGTAGGCGAAGTTGCGGGCCTGCTGCCCGGTGACGGCCTCGCAGTAACTGTATGCGGCCTGGACCGGCGGCGACATGTGCGTCGTCTGTCCCTCCACGGTCAAGCTCACCTCTCTCTACGCGCTCTTCGCAGGACGACTGCGACTTCGCGCAGCATGCTCGGCTTGGTGGGCTTGGGCGGCCCCGGCAGTACGTCGAACCCGGCGGTCGAGATCGCGGTGAGGGCGGAGCGTCCGCCGCCGACGAAGCCGGCGAGCAGGATCCTGAGCCTGCCGTCGACGCTACCCACGAGCGGGGTGCCTTCATTCAGCAGCCCGCTCGCACGTTCGGATTCGTACGCGATCAGGGCGCGGACCGAGGCACCGGCGGTGGGCCGGGCCAGGTCGGCCTCGGTGACACGGAAGCGGTCCATGTCCTCGGCGGGCAGATAGATCCGGTCACGGGCGAGGTCCTCGGCCACGTCCTGGAGGTGCTCGACGATCTGGAGCGCCGTGCAGACCGCGTCGGAGCGGCGGACCCGCTCCGGGCTGGTGGTGCCGGTGAGGGCGAGGACCAGGCGGCCGACCGGGTTGGCGGAGAGCTCGCAGTAGGCGGCCAGCTCCTCGTAGGTGGCGTAGCGGCGGACCTTCTGGTCCTGCCGGTTGGCCTCGATCAGCCCGAGGAAGGGTTCGGGGGTGAGCGCGCGGCGCCGCACGGTGGGGCGCAGGGCGCTCATCAGGGGGTGGTGCGGCTCCTGGCCCGTGGTGGCGAAGACCCGGTGGAGGTCGGCCTCGAGGGCGTCGAGCATGGCGAGCCGGTCGTCGCTCTGCTCGGGCTCCAGGCCCAGGTGGCGGGCGTCGGCGCCGCCGGGGGCGAGGTCGCCGTCACCGATGTCGTCGACGAGCCGGGCGAAGCCGTAGACCGCCATCAGGTCGTCGCGCCAGGCGCGGGGCAGGAAGAAGGGGGCCACGGGGAAGTTCTCGTCCGCGGCCTTGCCGAGGGTGGCGTCGCCGGTGCGCGCCTGCGGGGTGGAGGTCACTGCGGACCGCCCGGCGCGGGGACGGCGGAACCACGTCGGAGCTGGAGATCTTCCGTCATTGCCGTCACATCTCCCGTTCTACACTGCTGACCCAAAACATCCCTTTTCGGACACGCCGCTCGTTCTTCCGAGTGCACTGCGGCACAGCGGGCGGAGCGCCGGGGGCGTATCGCCCCACTTGCCATGAATCAGCACCGCTACAGCCTACGTTGTGCAGCTCACAGGGGTGCGGCGGGGTGGAGCGGCCCGCGGCGGCGGCATGGTGCCGCACGTCAACCTTCTCCGTACGTCGGCGGGTTGACGTCATCCGCCGGGAGGAGATCACCCCCGGAGGCGTACTGCGGGTGGCCTTCACCGCGCCCTGCGCCGCCCCGCACATCGCTGTGGCCCCCACCGGAACGGTCCGGCGGAGGCCACAGTGGCTGGGAAACTACTTGCCCGTCTCGCGTTCGTACGCCTTGAGGACTTCCTCGGTGGGGCCGTCCATCAGCAGCTCGCCCTTCTCCAGCCAGAGCGCGCGGTCACAGGTGTCCCTGATCGACTTGTTGTTGTGGCTGACCAGGAAGACGGTGCCCGCCTCCTTGCGGAGTTCACGGATCCGTTCCTCGGAGCGGATGCGGAACTTGTGGTCACCGGTGGCCAGCGCCTCGTCGATCATGAGGACGTCGTGGTTCTTGGCGGCGGCGATGGAGAAGCGCAGCCGCGCCGCCATGCCGGAGGAGTACGTGCGCATCGGCAGGGTGATGAAGTCACCCTTCTCGTTGATACCGGAGAAGTCCACGATCTCCTGGTAGCGGGAGCGGATCTCGGCCTGGGACATGCCCATGGCCAGGCCGCCCAGCACCACGTTGCGCTCGCCGGTCAGGTCGCTCATCAGCGCCGCGTTCACACCGAGCAGCGAGGGCTGGCCGTCGGTGTAGACCCGGCCGGACTCGGTCGGCAGCAGACCGGCGATGGCCCGTAGCAGCGTCGACTTGCCGGAGCCGTTGGTGCCGATGAGGCCGATGGCCTCGCCCCGGTAGGCGGTGAAGGAGACGCCGCGCACGGCGTGCACCTTCCTGACCCCGCGCTGCTCGCCCTTGCCGCGGCGCAGCATCCGGCTCAGCGCCGCGGTGGCGCTGCCCCGGCCGCCGCCACCGCCGTTGACCCGGTAGACGATGTGGACGTCATCGGCGATGACCGTGGGAGTCCGTCCCTGCGTGTTGTCCTCAGCCACGGCCGTACCGTTCCTCTGCCTTCCAGAAATACACGAATCCCACGACGCCCAGCAGCAGGGCCCAGCCGAGACCGACGGCCCAGACGTGGTCCGGCAGGTTCTCGGAGCCGTACCCGTCGATCAGGGCGAAGCGGACCAGGTCCATGTAGACGGCCGCCGGGTTGTACTGCAGTACGTCGGCGATCCACTGCGGCTTGTCCTTGAGCATCACCGGGATGGAGAACATGACGCCCGAGGCGTACATCCAGGTGCGCATGATGAACGGCATCAGCTGCGCGAGGTCGGGGGTCTTGGAGCCGAGCCGCGCCATGATGAGGGCCAGGCCGGTGTTGAAGACGAACTGGAGGATCAGGGCGGGGATCACCAGGAGCCACGACAGCGAGGGGTAGCTGCCGAAGATGATGGCGACCGCGACCAGCACGATCATCGAGAACAGCAGCTGCTGGAGCTGCTGGAGCGAGAACGAGATGGGGAGCGAGGCCCGGGGGAAGTGGAGGGCCCGGACCAGTCCGAGGTTGCCGGAGATCGACCGGACGCCCGCCATCACGGAGCTCTGGGTGAAGGTGAAGACGAAGACGCCGGTGACGAGGAACGGCACGAAGACGTCGTGGGGAATCCCCTCCCTGGTCCCCAGGATCAGTCCGAAGATCAGGTAATAGACACAGGCGTTCAGGAGAGGGGTGACCACCTGCCACAGCTGGCCCAGTTTGGCCTGGCTGTACTGAGCGGTCAGCTTCGCCCTGGAGAAGGCCAGGATGAAATGGCGCCGGCCCCAGAGCTGTCGCATGTACTCGAACAGCCCGGGCCGGGCACCGCTCACGGTCAGGCCGTACTTGGCGGCCAGCTGAGCCGGGCCGAGGCCCTCGTCGGCGGACGGCGGGGTCCCGAGGGCTACCCCACCGTCGTGGGTCGTGTCACTCACAAGTTGAAACTCTCGTCTTCACGCGCAGCCAGTCGCGGGCGCGGCTCAGGCGGACAGGTTCCGGAAAGAAAATACGCCTCATGGTCTCAGAGGACAGAGTCTCAGATGACCGGAGGTCGGCCCAGCCTCGTCAGCCGCCACACCGTACGCCACTTCATCGGGCGGCGGGGCCCGCAGGGCGTCGACCAGCCCTCCCGGAAACCGCCGAACCAGGCCTTCAGCGCGGGCGGCGACGGGCGCCTGACCAGGGTGAGCAGCAGCCAGACCCCCAGGTAGAGCGGGATCAGCGGGGCGGGCAGATTACGGCGGGCCAGCCAGACCCGGTTCCGGGCCACCATGCGGTGGTAGACCGTGTGCCGGGAGGGGGCCGTGGTGGGGTGGTGCAGCACCAGGTCCGCGCGGTAGTCGATCATCCAGCCCGCGTCCAGCGCCCGCCAGGCGAGGTCGGTCTCCTCGTGGGCGTAGAAGAACTCCTCGGGCAGCGGGCCGACCTCGGCGAGGACCTTGGTGCGTACGGCGTTGGCGCCGCCGAGGAAGGTCGTGACCCGCGAGGAGCGCAGCGGGTCGGCCGCCCGGAGCCGGGGCACGTGCCGGCGCTGGGTGGTGCCCGTGTCGGGGTCGGTGATCCGGAAGGTGAGGATGCCGAGCCCCGGGTCCGCCTCGAACGCCCGACGGCACAGTTCGGCGGTGTCACGGTTGGGGAGCAGCCCGTCGTCGTCGAGGAAGAGCAGGGCGTCCACCTCGGCGCCGGAGGGGCCGAACGCCTCGATGCCGGCGTTGCGGCCGCCGGGGATGCCCAGGTTCTCGGGCAGCTCCACGGTCCGCACCCCGGGCGGGAGATCCGGGACCGGGGCGCCGTTGCCGACCACCACGACCTCGATCCGGTCCCCGTCCTGGGCGGCGACCGAATCGAGGAGGGCGCGGAGTTCGTCCGGGCGGTTGCCCATGGTGATGATCACCGCGCCCAGTTTCATGGCTGGGGTCACTTCAGCCTGCTGGACGCCAGGACGGAGACCAGGTGCAGCAGGGTCTGCAGCAGCGCGATCCCGGCCAGGACGGCCGTGGCCAGGCGGGTGTAGAAGAGGTCGCCGCCGATGGTGTCGACGATCGCCACCAGCAGGATCAGCAGCGAGGCCTCGATCCCGAGGATCAGCCGGTGGAACTTGAGCGCCCCGGCCGCCCGGCGGGCCAGCGCCATGCCGGAGGAGCGCGGCTCGGAGGCCGACTCCTTGACCGGCGGCAGCCCGCCCTGGTGCCGGGCCACCCCGACCAGGTCCGTCTCGGCCTTGATCAGGATCGCGCCGAGGGCGGCCAGGGTGCCGAGGAACGCCCAGAGCCAGTCGGTCCGGCCCTCGCCCCAGATGTCCGCGGCGCGCAGGCCGAGGCCGACGAGGACCGCCGCGTCGCAGAGGTAGGCGGCGACCCGGTCCAGGTAGATCCCACTGAGCGAGTACTGCTTCTTCCAGCGGGCCAGCTCGCCGTCCACACAGTCGAACAGCAGGTAGAGCTGGACCATCAGCACACCGAGCAGGGCGCCCGGGATGCCCGGCACCAGGAGGGCCGGGGCGGCGAGGACGGCGGCCAGGGTCATGACGTACGTGACCTGGTTCGGCGTCACCCGGGTGTTCACCAGGTAGCGGTCCACCCGCAGGGAGACCTCGCGCATGTACAGCCGCCCGGCCCAGTGCTCGCCGCTGCGCCGGTCCTTCACCCCGGCCGGGTGCACGACCGGGCGGAGTTCAGCTACTGATGGTCTTGGCATAGTCGGCGTACGCGTCCCTGATCTGGTCGGTGGACAGGTTGAGGTGCTCCAGGACCGTGAAGCGCCCGGGGCGCGTCTGCGGCGCGTAGTCGACGGCCCGGACGAACTCGTCCACGGTGAACCCGATCTCCTCGGGCAGGACCGGCAGGCCGTGGCGGCGCAGTATCGACGCCATCAGGAGGGACTCCTGGTGGGCACCGCGCAGATGCATGGCGAAGCAGGCGCCGAGGCCGACCTGTTCGCCGTGGCTGGCCGCGCGCTGGGGGAAGAGCAGGTCGAAGGCGTGGTTGATCTCGTGGCAGGCGCCGGACGCCGGACGCGAGTCACCCGCGACCGACATCGAGATGCCGGTCAGCACGAGCCCCTCGGCCAGCACCTTGAGGAAGGAGTCGTCACCGACCCCGCCCGGGTGGCGCAGCACGGCCTCGCCGGCCTGGCGGGCCATCGCGGCCGCGAGACCGTCGATCTCCTCGCCGTTGACCTCGTGGGCCAGCTCCCAGTCGGCGACACAGGAGATGTTGGAGATCGCGTCCCCGATGCCGGAGCGGACGAACCGGACGGGCGCCTCACGGATCACGTCGAGGTCGATGACCACGGCGATCGGGGTGGGCACCCCGTAGGAGCCGCGCCCGTTGTCGTTGTCCAGCGTGGCGACCGGCGAGCAGAGGCCGTCGTGCGAGAGGTTCGTCGCGACGGCGACCATGGGCAGCCCGACCCGCGCCGCGGCGTACTTCGCCACGTCGATGATCTTGCCGCCGCCGAGGCCCACCACGGCGTCGTAACGGTTGCCCTTGATGCCGTCCGCGAGCTTCACCGCGGAGTCGATCGTCCCGTCGGAGACGGGGTACCAGTCGGCGCCCGGCAGGTCCGGGGCGAGCCGCTCCTTGAGGGCGCGCCCGGAGCCGTCACTGATCGCGACGGCCAGCCGGCCGGAGGAGGAGATCCGCTGATCGGCCAGGAGACCCGCCAGATCGTCCATGGCGCCGCGCCGGATGTCGACGACGACCGGGGACGGAATGAGCCGGGTCAGTACTGGCACGCGATTTCACGGCCCTTCTTCAGGTCGTCGTGGTTGTCGATCTCGACCCAGGTCACGGTCCCTATGGGGGCCACGTCGACGGTGAAGCCGCGGTTGGCCAGCTCCTGGTAACCGTCCTCGTAGTAGAGGTCGGGGTCGCGCTCGAAGGTGGTCTTCAGCGCGTCCGCCAGCTCCTCGGCGGCCTCGCCCTCGATGAGGGTGACGCCGATGTACTCGCCGGTGGCGGAGGCCGGGTCCATCAGCTTGGTGATGCGCTGGACGCCCTTGCCCTCCTCGACTATGACCTTCATCTCCTCGTCCGCGAGGGTCTTCTCGGTGTCGAGGGCGAGGATGATCTTCCGGCCCTGGCCGCGGGCCTCCAGGAGGGTCTTCTCGACGGAGACCGGGTGGACGGTGTCGCCGTTGGCGAGGATCACGCCGCGCTTGATGACGTCACGGGCGCACCACAGGGAGTAGGCGTTGTTCCACTCCTCGGCCTTGTCGTTGTCGATGAGCGTGAGGGTGAGGCCGTAGGTGGCCTCCAGCTCGGCCTTGCGCGCGTAGACGGCTTCCTTGCGGTAGCCGACGACGATCGCGACCTCGGTCAGTCCGACCGCCGCGAAGTTGGCGAGGGTGAGGTCGAGGACCGTCTTGTCGCCGTCGACAGGGACGAGCGCCTTGGGGAGCGTGTCCGTGTAGGGGCGCAGACGTCGTCCTGCACCGGCTGCCAGTACGAGGCCGATCATGCGAGTTCTCCTTCGTCGTGTACGGCGGGGGCCGAGGAGGACACCCAGAAGCGGATGGACTCCACGAGCACCACCAGAGCCACGGCCACCGCGAGGGCGGTGAGCGCGGTGGTGAAACCTGAGGCGTGGGTGAGTACGGCGGCGAGGACGGCCACCAGCGCGGTGCGGCCCTCGTGTCCACCGATCGTCCGCACCAGCCACCCGGGCGGCGCGCCGGTGCCTCCGCGGATGCGGTACACCGTGTCGTAGTGATGGTAGGCGACGGCCGAAACCAGCCCGAATGCCGCGGGAACGGCGTGGGGGACGTCACTGCGCGCGGCCAGCACCAGGATCGTGACGTACTCGGCGGCCCGGAAGACCGGCGGCACCAGCCAGTCCAGCGCGCCCTTGAGCGGGCGGGCGACGGCGAGGCCGGAGAGGAGCACGTACACCCCGGCGGCGGCGACGGTGAGCCAGCTGCCGTACCGGAGGAAGAGCGCCGAGCCGACCATCACGAGCGCCCCGAGCAGGGCCGCGGCGGGGACCGTGAACGCGCCCCGGAGGCCGGGGGCGACGGCGGCGACGGCCTGGGCGAGCGGTCCCGAGTCGGCCAGGTCCGCCAGGGCCTGCGCGGCCCGGTCGGTGCGCCGGGCCTTGCGGGTCAGCGAGCGCAGCAGGCGGCCCGCCGTGGTGTAGCAGGCGGCGAGGGAGCAGCCGACGAGCAGGGCGTAGAAGACGATGCGCGGAGTGGTCAGGGCCGTGAGCACGGCGATCATGGCCCAGCGCTCACCGATCGGCAGCACGATCATCCGGCGCGCCCAGACCGTCCAGCCGACGCTGTCGAGCTTGTTGGAGAGGGCGGCGGTGGGGCTGGTGTTGGCGACCGCGTCGTGGTTGGCCTCGTTGAACGAGAAGTCCACGACGTGGCGGCAGGACTGGAGGACCATCGCGCCGAGCGCCAGGGTCCAGACGTCGTCACCGCCGCGTACGGCGCCGATGGCGAGGCCCGCGTAGAACGCGTACTCCTTGGCCCGGTCGAAGGTGGCGTCCAGCCAGGCGCCCATCGTGGAGTACTGCAGCGAGTAGCGGGCGAGCTGCCCGTCGGTGCAGTCGAGCACGAAGGAGACCAGGAGCAGGAGCCCGGCCGCGATGTAGCCGCCGCGGGTTCCGGTGGCCGCCGCGCCCGCCGCGACGAGCGCGGTGACCAGCGATGCGGTGGTGACCTGGTTGGGGGTGAGGCCCCGGCGGGCGCACCAGCGGGCGATGTAGCGGGAGTAGGGGCTGATGCAGAAGGTGGTGAAGAACCCGTCGTGGGCCTTGACCGCGCTGCGCAGCCGTACCGCCTCGTCGTCGACCGAGGTGAGCCCGGCCACGGCGGCGGCCTCCTGCTCGGCGTCGGCGGGGACGGCCGCGACCAGGGAGCCGAGCGCGGGGCGGTGGACGGGGGTGCCCTCGGCCTCCAGCGCTGCGGCGATGCGGCCGGGGAGGGTGGGGTCCTCGGCTGCCGGGTCGGCCGCCGGGGCGGCCGACTGACCGGTCGCCTGGCCGACTGTCTGGCCTGTCATCGGCTCTGCGCCGGTCTGCGGGGCGGCGTCCGCCCCAGCTTCCGGTTCGGCGGCGGGAGCGCCCGCACCGACCGCCGCGGTGGTGCGCTGGAGCGCGCCTACCAGGGCCGGGCGGGCCTCCGCCTGGGCGGTGAGCGCGCCGGGGACAGTGGCGGCGGGGAAGCGCGGGTCGGTCAGCCCGAGCCGCAGCGCGTGGACGTGGCCCACGAAGCGCGGGTCGACGAGGGCGACCCGGCGGCCGGCCGGGACGGCGGCGAGGAGTGCTGCGGCGTCACCGGCGTCGGCGGCGGTGAGCACGTCGAAGCCCAGGGACCGCAGGTCGTCCGCGAGCGACGAGCCGGGTACCGGCGTACCGGTGAGGATGGCGGTCGACAGACGAACTCACTCCTTGGCACTGACGGGGTGGACGACACACGGCAGCACGGCCACGAGGCGGGCCGGCGGCATGTCGGCTGAGGTTATCGGATGTACGGAAGGCCGAGTTCACCACCCGTTTGTGCGCCGTTCGGGTGGCCATGATCGGCCCGGCTCCGTCCGCGATCATCATCGACGATCGGTACCCCGCCCCACAAACCGCGCGATGGATGGGATGGGCGGGACGCTGACGGACGGGGTGAGCGGGACGCTTAGGCTGGCCGACATGACATGGCTGATCACAGGCGGGGCGGGATACATCGGGGCACACGTGGCG is a genomic window containing:
- a CDS encoding DUF5941 domain-containing protein, which gives rise to MLTAADAGDAAALLAAVPAGRRVALVDPRFVGHVHALRLGLTDPRFPAATVPGALTAQAEARPALVGALQRTTAAVGAGAPAAEPEAGADAAPQTGAEPMTGQTVGQATGQSAAPAADPAAEDPTLPGRIAAALEAEGTPVHRPALGSLVAAVPADAEQEAAAVAGLTSVDDEAVRLRSAVKAHDGFFTTFCISPYSRYIARWCARRGLTPNQVTTASLVTALVAAGAAATGTRGGYIAAGLLLLVSFVLDCTDGQLARYSLQYSTMGAWLDATFDRAKEYAFYAGLAIGAVRGGDDVWTLALGAMVLQSCRHVVDFSFNEANHDAVANTSPTAALSNKLDSVGWTVWARRMIVLPIGERWAMIAVLTALTTPRIVFYALLVGCSLAACYTTAGRLLRSLTRKARRTDRAAQALADLADSGPLAQAVAAVAPGLRGAFTVPAAALLGALVMVGSALFLRYGSWLTVAAAGVYVLLSGLAVARPLKGALDWLVPPVFRAAEYVTILVLAARSDVPHAVPAAFGLVSAVAYHHYDTVYRIRGGTGAPPGWLVRTIGGHEGRTALVAVLAAVLTHASGFTTALTALAVAVALVVLVESIRFWVSSSAPAVHDEGELA